One Tachysurus fulvidraco isolate hzauxx_2018 chromosome 2, HZAU_PFXX_2.0, whole genome shotgun sequence DNA segment encodes these proteins:
- the nadsyn1 gene encoding glutamine-dependent NAD(+) synthetase isoform X1, with the protein MGRKVTLATCSLNQWALDFDGNLERILKSIERAKSKGAKYRLGPELEICGYGCADHFYESDTLLHCFQVLKTLLESPKTQDIICDVGMPVMHHNVRYNCRILFLNKKILLIRPKMLLANYGNNREFRWFSPWSKPRCVEEYFLPRMIQDVTGQVTVPFGDVVLSTTDTCIGSEICAELWNPRSPHVDMGLDGIEIFTNSSASYHELRKADQRVNLVKSATAKSGGIYLFANQKGCDGDRLYYDGCAMIAINGDIVAQGTQFSLDDVEVLTATLDLEDIRSYRGERCHPHMEYEHKPYQRIKVGFSLSDCKDTFLPTHQAIDWTFHTPEEEISLGPACWLWDYLRRSGQAGFLLPLSGGVDSASSACIVYSMCVLVCKAIKDGNDRVLGDVQRMVNNASYRPEDPRELTGRLFTTCYMGSENSSVDTCNRAKELAAQIGSNHLNINIDTAVKGMLGIFSIVMGKWPNFRASGGSSRENLALQNVQARVRMILAYLFAQLYLWAQGKPGGLLVLGSANVDESLTGYFTKYDCSSADINPIGGVSKMDLKSFLLYCAEHFQLSALKSIVAAPPTAELEPLSDGQVSQTDEADMGMTYSELSLIGKLRKISKCGPYSMFCKLIHSWRESCSPSQVAAKVKHFFRMYSANRHKMTTVTPSYHAESYGPDDNRFDLRPFLYNTRWTWQFRCIDHEISLMEAGYAEFI; encoded by the exons ATGGGGCGGAAAGTTACTTTAGCGACTTGTTCCCTGAATCAATGGGCTTTAGATTTTGATGGCAATTTAGAAAGAATACTGAAAA GTATTGAGAGAGCCAAATCTAAAGGGGCCAAATACAGGCTGGGGCCAGAGCTGGAAATCTG TGGCTACGGATGCGCTGATCACTTCTACGAATCTGACACACTTCTTCACTGCTTCCAAGTCCTTAAGACGTTGTTGGAATCTCCCAAGACGCAGGATATAATCTGCGATGTCGGCAT GCCTGTTATGCATCACAACGTCCGTTATAATTGCAGGATTCTTTTCCTGAACAA GAAGATTTTATTGATCCGGCCTAAAATGCTGTTGGCAAATTATGGCAACAACCGAGAATTTCGCTGGTTTTCTCCGTGGAGTAAACCCAG ATGTGTTGAGGAGTACTTTTTGCCAAGAATGATCCAGGATGTGACAGGACAG GTGACGGTTCCATTCGGTGACGTCGTCCTGTCCACTACGGACACGTGTATCGGCAGTGAGATCTGTGCTGAACTGTGGAACCCCAGGAG TCCTCATGTGGACATGGGATTGGACGGCATCGAGATTTTTACGAACTCGTCTGCCAGCTACCATGAGCTACGTAAAGCTGACCAGAGAGTGAACCTTGTCAAGTCAGCTACCGCAAAG AGTGGAGGCATCTATCTGTTCGCTAATCAGAAAGGCTGTGATGGGGATCGTCTGTACTACGATGGCTGCGCTATGATCGCCATCAACGGAGACATCGTCGCTCAGGGGACACAGTTCTCTCTTGACGACGTG GAAGTTCTCACAGCCACTCTTGACCTGGAGGACATACGCAGCTATAGAGGAGAGAGATGTCACCCGCACATG GAGTACGAGCACAAACCATACCAAAGGATCAAAGTCGGGTTTTCATTGTCCGACTGCAAAGACACCTTCTTGCCTACTCACCAGGCCATCGACTGGACCTTTCACACACCCGAGGAGGAGATTAG tctTGGTCCTGCATGCTGGCTATGGGACTATTTAAGGAGGAGTGGTCAG GCTGGCTTCCTGCTTCCTCTCAGTGGCGGAGTTGACAGTGCCTCATCAGCCTGCATCGTCTACTCCATGTGTGTGCTCGTCTGTAAGGCAATCAAAGATGGCA ATGACCGTGTTTTAGGGGATGTTCAGCGCATGGTGAACAATGCCTCCTACAGGCCTGAGGATCCGCGGGAGTTGACCGGACGTCTCTTCACCACATGCTACATGGGCAGTGAAAATTCCTCAGTGGATACCTGCAACCGAGCCAAAGAGCTGGCTGCTCAAATCGGGAG CAATCACCTCAACATCAATATTGACACAGCAGTGAAAGGCATGCTGGGAATCTTCTCCATTGTGATGGGAAAGTGGCCGAATTTCCGTGCAAGTGGAGGGAGCAGTCGAGAGAACCTGGCTTTGCAGAATGTACAG GCTCGTGTCAGGATGATTTTGGCGTACCTCTTTGCCCAGCTGTATCTGTGGGCTCAGGGGAAACCTGGGGGTCTGCTGGTGCTTGGCTCTGCCAACGTGGATGAGAG TTTGACTGGTTACTTCACTAAATACGACTGCTCCAGTGCCGACATAAACCCCATCGGAGGTGTTAGTAAGATGGATCTGAAGAGCTTCCTGCTTTACTGTGCTGAGCATTTTCAGCTTTCGGCTCTTAAGAG CATCGTGGCCGCTCCTCCCACCGCAGAACTCGAACCCTTGTCAGACGGCCAGGTGTCTCAGACCGACGAG GCCGATATGGGGATGACCTACTCGGAGCTGTCGCTGATCGGCAAGCTTAGGAAGATCTCAAAGTGCGGCCCGTACAGCATGTTCTGCAAACTCATTCACTCGTGGAGAGAAAGCTGTTCTCCATCACAG GTGGCTGCAAAAGTGAAGCATTTCTTTAGGATGTACTCAGCCAACAGGCACAAGATGACTACAGTGACTCCGTCGTACCACGCAGAGAGCTACGGTCCGGACGACAACCGCTTCGACCTCCGTCCCTTCCTCTATAACACACGGTGGACTTGGCAGTTCCGCTGCATTGACCATGAG ATTTCCTTAATGGAGGCTGGATATGCAGAATTCATATAA
- the dhcr7 gene encoding 7-dehydrocholesterol reductase has product MSTSEGARKRHKARPSGTNVGQKEKKKVEVGQWGRAWEVDWFSLTGVILLLCLAPFIVFFFIMTCDQYQCSIGLVLLDIYNGDASPLSILKQAPSFTWTAAKIYAAWVTFQMVLYTCIPDVTHKILPGYVGGVQEGARTPAGLINKYQINGLQCWIITHTLWVANAYHFHWFSPTIIFDNWIPLLWCTNILGYTVSIFVFIKAYLFPTNPEDCKFTGNVFYDFMMGIEFNPRIGKWFDFKLFFNGRPGIVAWTLINLSYAAKQQELYGYVTNSMILVNVLQAIYVLDFFWNEAWYLKTIDICHDHFGWYLGWGDCVWLPFLYTLQGLYLVYNPVQLSTPYTWSVLTLGLVGYYIFRSANHQKDLFRRTQGECKIWGSKPTFIECSYRSADGRVHKSKLLTSGFWGAARHLNYTGDLLGSLAYCIACGVGHILPYFYIIYMTILLLHRCIRDEHRCSSKYGKDWKRYTTAVRYRLLPGIF; this is encoded by the exons ATGAGTACGTCAGAGGGTGCCCGAAAGCGCCATAAGGCTCGGCCTAGTGGTACCAATGTGGggcagaaagagaagaagaaagtggAGGTGGGCCAATGGGGAAGAGCATG GGAAGTGGATTGGTTCTCATTGACCGGAGTGATTCTTTTGCTGTGCCTGGCCCCGTTCatcgtcttcttcttcatcatgaCCTGTGATCAATACCAGTGCTCCATCGGCTTGGTTCTGCTGGACATCTATAACGGAGACGCCAGTCCGTTGAGCATCTTGAAGCAAGCGCCTTCATTCACGTGGACTGCCGCCAAAATCTATGCCGCCTGGGTCACTTTCCAG ATGGTGCTGTATACATGTATCCCAGATGTTACCCACAAGATCCTGCCAGGTTACGTCGGCGGAGTGCAGGAAGGAGCTCGGACTCCAGCAG gTCTGATTAATAAATATCAAATTAACGGGCTTCAGTGCTGGATTATAACGCATACATTATGGGTGGCCAATGCTTATCACTTCCACTGGTTCTCTCCCACTATTATCTTCGACAACTGGATCCCGCTGTTGTGGTGCACCAACATCCTCGGCTACACTGTTTCCATATTCGTGTTTATCAAGGCCTACTTGTTCCCCACCAACCCAGAGGACTG CAAATTCACAGGAAACGTCTTTTACGACTTCATGATGGGCATCGAGTTCAATCCACGCATCGGAAAGTGGTTTGACTTCAAGCTCTTCTTCAACGGCCGGCCCGGGATCGTCGCCTGGACTTTGATTAATCTGTCGTATGCTGCTAAGCAACAAGAGCTCTATGGTTATGTGACCAACTCCATGATCCTGGTCAATGTGCTGCAG GCCATCTATGTGTTGGATTTCTTCTGGAATGAAGCCTGGTATTTGAAAACGATTGACATCTGCCACGATCACTTCGGTTGGTACCTGGGCTGGGGTGACTGCGTGTGGCTGCCGTTCCTTTACACGCTACAG GGTCTGTACCTTGTCTACAACCCAGTTCAGCTCTCCACCCCTTATACCTGGTCCGTCCTCACCCTCGGCCTGGTGGGCTACTACATCTTCCGCTCCGCCAACCATCAGAAGGACCTGTTCCGCCGGACGCAGGGCGAATGTAAAATATGGGGCAGCAAGCCGACTTTTATCGAGTGCTCGTATCGTTCGGCAGACGGCCGCGTCCATAAAAGCAAGCTGCTCACTTCGGGCTTCTGGGGGGCTGCACGTCACCTTAACTACACCGGCGACCTGCTAGGTTCACTGGCATACTGCATAGCATGTGGCGTAGGGCACATTCTGCCCTATTTCTACATCATCTACATGACCATCCTGCTTCTGCACCGCTGTATCCGGGACGAGCATCGCTGCAGCAGCAAGTACGGGAAGGACTGGAAGCGCTACACGACTGCCGTGCGTTACCGCCTACTGCCTGGAATCTTCTAG
- the nadsyn1 gene encoding glutamine-dependent NAD(+) synthetase isoform X2, which yields MGRKVTLATCSLNQWALDFDGNLERILKSIERAKSKGAKYRLGPELEICGYGCADHFYESDTLLHCFQVLKTLLESPKTQDIICDVGMPVMHHNVRYNCRILFLNKKILLIRPKMLLANYGNNREFRWFSPWSKPRCVEEYFLPRMIQDVTGQVTVPFGDVVLSTTDTCIGSEICAELWNPRSPHVDMGLDGIEIFTNSSASYHELRKADQRVNLVKSATAKSGGIYLFANQKGCDGDRLYYDGCAMIAINGDIVAQGTQFSLDDVEVLTATLDLEDIRSYRGERCHPHMEYEHKPYQRIKVGFSLSDCKDTFLPTHQAIDWTFHTPEEEISLGPACWLWDYLRRSGQAGFLLPLSGGVDSASSACIVYSMCVLVCKAIKDGNDRVLGDVQRMVNNASYRPEDPRELTGRLFTTCYMGSENSSVDTCNRAKELAAQIGSNHLNINIDTAVKGMLGIFSIVMGKWPNFRASGGSSRENLALQNVQARVRMILAYLFAQLYLWAQGKPGGLLVLGSANVDESLTGYFTKYDCSSADINPIGGVSKMDLKSFLLYCAEHFQLSALKSIVAAPPTAELEPLSDGQVSQTDEADMGMTYSELSLIGKLRKISKCGPYSMFCKLIHSWRESCSPSQTEVTS from the exons ATGGGGCGGAAAGTTACTTTAGCGACTTGTTCCCTGAATCAATGGGCTTTAGATTTTGATGGCAATTTAGAAAGAATACTGAAAA GTATTGAGAGAGCCAAATCTAAAGGGGCCAAATACAGGCTGGGGCCAGAGCTGGAAATCTG TGGCTACGGATGCGCTGATCACTTCTACGAATCTGACACACTTCTTCACTGCTTCCAAGTCCTTAAGACGTTGTTGGAATCTCCCAAGACGCAGGATATAATCTGCGATGTCGGCAT GCCTGTTATGCATCACAACGTCCGTTATAATTGCAGGATTCTTTTCCTGAACAA GAAGATTTTATTGATCCGGCCTAAAATGCTGTTGGCAAATTATGGCAACAACCGAGAATTTCGCTGGTTTTCTCCGTGGAGTAAACCCAG ATGTGTTGAGGAGTACTTTTTGCCAAGAATGATCCAGGATGTGACAGGACAG GTGACGGTTCCATTCGGTGACGTCGTCCTGTCCACTACGGACACGTGTATCGGCAGTGAGATCTGTGCTGAACTGTGGAACCCCAGGAG TCCTCATGTGGACATGGGATTGGACGGCATCGAGATTTTTACGAACTCGTCTGCCAGCTACCATGAGCTACGTAAAGCTGACCAGAGAGTGAACCTTGTCAAGTCAGCTACCGCAAAG AGTGGAGGCATCTATCTGTTCGCTAATCAGAAAGGCTGTGATGGGGATCGTCTGTACTACGATGGCTGCGCTATGATCGCCATCAACGGAGACATCGTCGCTCAGGGGACACAGTTCTCTCTTGACGACGTG GAAGTTCTCACAGCCACTCTTGACCTGGAGGACATACGCAGCTATAGAGGAGAGAGATGTCACCCGCACATG GAGTACGAGCACAAACCATACCAAAGGATCAAAGTCGGGTTTTCATTGTCCGACTGCAAAGACACCTTCTTGCCTACTCACCAGGCCATCGACTGGACCTTTCACACACCCGAGGAGGAGATTAG tctTGGTCCTGCATGCTGGCTATGGGACTATTTAAGGAGGAGTGGTCAG GCTGGCTTCCTGCTTCCTCTCAGTGGCGGAGTTGACAGTGCCTCATCAGCCTGCATCGTCTACTCCATGTGTGTGCTCGTCTGTAAGGCAATCAAAGATGGCA ATGACCGTGTTTTAGGGGATGTTCAGCGCATGGTGAACAATGCCTCCTACAGGCCTGAGGATCCGCGGGAGTTGACCGGACGTCTCTTCACCACATGCTACATGGGCAGTGAAAATTCCTCAGTGGATACCTGCAACCGAGCCAAAGAGCTGGCTGCTCAAATCGGGAG CAATCACCTCAACATCAATATTGACACAGCAGTGAAAGGCATGCTGGGAATCTTCTCCATTGTGATGGGAAAGTGGCCGAATTTCCGTGCAAGTGGAGGGAGCAGTCGAGAGAACCTGGCTTTGCAGAATGTACAG GCTCGTGTCAGGATGATTTTGGCGTACCTCTTTGCCCAGCTGTATCTGTGGGCTCAGGGGAAACCTGGGGGTCTGCTGGTGCTTGGCTCTGCCAACGTGGATGAGAG TTTGACTGGTTACTTCACTAAATACGACTGCTCCAGTGCCGACATAAACCCCATCGGAGGTGTTAGTAAGATGGATCTGAAGAGCTTCCTGCTTTACTGTGCTGAGCATTTTCAGCTTTCGGCTCTTAAGAG CATCGTGGCCGCTCCTCCCACCGCAGAACTCGAACCCTTGTCAGACGGCCAGGTGTCTCAGACCGACGAG GCCGATATGGGGATGACCTACTCGGAGCTGTCGCTGATCGGCAAGCTTAGGAAGATCTCAAAGTGCGGCCCGTACAGCATGTTCTGCAAACTCATTCACTCGTGGAGAGAAAGCTGTTCTCCATCACAG ACAGAAGTAACAAGTTAG